The genomic segment CAGAAATTCCAAGTATTCTCAAGGCATTTTGTAACACAATCCGTACGTTTTTCAAGAGATAGAGCTTGGCCGCCGAACGCGCCGGGTCGTCGGTGAGGACGCGGTAGCGCTCGTCGGCCCGGCCCTTGCTGTAGTAGGACTGGAACATCCGGGCCAGCTCGAGGAGGTAGAAGGCCAGCTTGTGGGGCTCCAGCTCCAGGGCGCACTCCTCTATCACGGTCGGCAGCGCCTCGGCGAAGCGGGCGAGTTTCGGCTCCTCCGGCAGATCCAGCAGCGAGAGATTGACGTCCTCGGGCCCCGCCGCGCAGAGGCCCTTCTCCTCCGCCTTCCTGAAGATGCTGGCGATCCGGGCGTGGGCGTACTGTATGTAATAGACCGGGTTGTCCGAGCTCTCCCTCTTCGCGAGGTCCAGGTCGAAATCCAGCTGCGCGTTGTGCGACCGCATGAGGAAGAAGTAGCGGCAGACGTCCCTGCCGACCTCCCTGCGCACGTCCTCCAGTGTCTCGTAGGTGGCGGAGCGGGTCGACATGGAGATGAGCTCGCCCGCCCTGATGAGGTTCACGAGCTGGATGAGGACCGCGTCGAAGCTCGCGGGGTCGTGCCCCAGGGCCCGGACCGCCGCCTTCATTCGCGCCACGTAGCCGGCGTGGTCGGCGCCCCAGACGTCGATGACGCGGTCGAAGCCGCGGTCGTACTTGTTCTTGTGGTAGGCGATATCCGCGGCGAAATAGGTCAGGGCGCCGTCCCCCTTGCGCAGGACCCGGTCCTTGTCGTCGCCGTACTCGATCGATCGGAACCAGAGGGCGCCGTCCTTCTCGTAGGTGCGCCCTTTTCGGCCGAGCCACCTGAGCGCGCCTTCTATCATGGCGTCGGTGTGGAGCCTGTTCTCGAAGAAATACACGTCGTGGACCACGCCGGTGTCGGCGAGGTCCTTCTTTATCCACTCGAGGATCCGGTCGCCCGCCTCCTCGCCCAGAAATTCGATCGCCTCCTGCTCGCCCATGTTCGCGAGCCTCGCGCCGTGCTCCTCGCCGATGACCTTGGCGATCTCGACTATGTAGTGGCCCTGGTAGCACTCCTCGGGGAATTCGATCCTCTCCCCGCCGAGCTCCCTGAGCCTCAGATAGACCGACCTGCCGAGGGTCCTGATCTGTCCCCCCGCGTCGTTGACGTAGTACTCCTTGGTCACCTCGTAGCCCGCTGCGGCGAGCACGTTGGCGAGCACGTCCCCGTAGACCGCGCCGCGGCCGTGGCCGATGTGGAGCGGACCCGTGGGGTTGGCGCTGACGAACTCGACCTGGGCCTTTTTGCCCCTTCCTATGTCGATGGTGCCGAAGGCGGGTCCAGCGCCACTGATCACAGCAAGCCCCTCGAGGAAGAAGGAGGGCTTGACCGTGAAGTTTATAAAACCGGGCCCTGCGATCTCGCACCTCGCGAGCCTGGCGGTCTCCTCGGGGAGGCGCTCCATGAGCCTCGCCGCCAGGTCCCTGGGCTTCATCTTCGCGGCCGCGGCGAGGACGAGCGCGGCGTTGGTCGAGAAATC from the Pseudomonadota bacterium genome contains:
- a CDS encoding arginine--tRNA ligase; the encoded protein is MIHNRLSDLIGSAIEACRREGILPGEAEAKVEISVPKQAGHGDFSTNAALVLAAAAKMKPRDLAARLMERLPEETARLARCEIAGPGFINFTVKPSFFLEGLAVISGAGPAFGTIDIGRGKKAQVEFVSANPTGPLHIGHGRGAVYGDVLANVLAAAGYEVTKEYYVNDAGGQIRTLGRSVYLRLRELGGERIEFPEECYQGHYIVEIAKVIGEEHGARLANMGEQEAIEFLGEEAGDRILEWIKKDLADTGVVHDVYFFENRLHTDAMIEGALRWLGRKGRTYEKDGALWFRSIEYGDDKDRVLRKGDGALTYFAADIAYHKNKYDRGFDRVIDVWGADHAGYVARMKAAVRALGHDPASFDAVLIQLVNLIRAGELISMSTRSATYETLEDVRREVGRDVCRYFFLMRSHNAQLDFDLDLAKRESSDNPVYYIQYAHARIASIFRKAEEKGLCAAGPEDVNLSLLDLPEEPKLARFAEALPTVIEECALELEPHKLAFYLLELARMFQSYYSKGRADERYRVLTDDPARSAAKLYLLKNVRIVLQNALRILGISAPEEMARAVEEQDV